Proteins from a genomic interval of Longimicrobium terrae:
- a CDS encoding CheR family methyltransferase produces the protein MSNQRVELPDTPAAYNRDVERIEVELLLEGVYRHYGFDFRSYAYSSLKRRIWKRITQEGLASVSQLQDRVLHDSSLMEKLLLDLSINVTAMYRDPGFYAAFREKVVPTLRTYPFIRIWHAGCSTGEEVYSMAILLEEEGLYDRARIYATDINEVVLQRARAGIFPLEKMQEYTQNYLRAGGTRSFSEYYTAMYDGALFNTTLTRNVVFSQHNLVTDGSFSEFNVIVCRNVMIYFDRKLQNRVHRLFYDSLSRRGVLALGNKETLRFTDFEDKYEVVDTREKIYRRTA, from the coding sequence GTGTCGAACCAACGGGTGGAACTGCCGGACACCCCCGCCGCGTACAACCGCGACGTGGAGCGCATTGAGGTGGAGCTGCTGCTGGAGGGCGTGTACCGCCACTACGGTTTCGACTTCCGCAGCTACGCGTACTCGTCGCTCAAGCGGCGCATCTGGAAGCGCATTACGCAGGAGGGGCTGGCCAGCGTAAGCCAGCTGCAGGACAGGGTGCTGCACGACTCCAGCCTGATGGAGAAGCTGCTGCTGGACCTGTCCATCAACGTCACCGCCATGTACCGCGACCCGGGCTTCTACGCCGCGTTCCGCGAAAAGGTGGTGCCCACCCTGCGCACGTACCCCTTCATCCGCATCTGGCACGCCGGGTGCTCCACGGGCGAAGAGGTGTACTCCATGGCCATCCTGCTGGAGGAAGAAGGGCTGTACGACCGCGCGCGCATCTACGCCACCGACATCAACGAGGTCGTGCTGCAGCGCGCGCGCGCGGGAATCTTTCCCCTGGAAAAGATGCAGGAGTACACGCAGAACTACCTGCGGGCCGGCGGCACGCGCTCCTTCAGCGAGTACTACACGGCCATGTACGACGGGGCGCTGTTCAACACCACCCTTACGCGCAACGTGGTGTTCAGCCAGCACAACCTGGTGACCGACGGATCCTTCAGCGAGTTCAACGTGATCGTGTGCCGCAACGTCATGATCTACTTTGACCGCAAGCTGCAGAACCGCGTGCACCGCCTGTTCTACGACAGCCTGTCGCGCCGCGGCGTGCTGGCGCTGGGCAACAAGGAAACTCTCCGCTTCACCGACTTCGAGGACAAGTACGAGGTGGTGGACACGCGCGAAAAGATCTACCGGAGAACGGCGTGA
- a CDS encoding chemotaxis protein CheB: MSGESEAGYRMVVVGASAGGLYALRTLIAGLPADFDMPVVVVQHRAKESELLCELLQECTPLPVTEVMDKQEIGPGVFIGPPDYHLLVDDGSFALSTDDPVRYSRPSIDVMFQSAAETYGMDTVGVVLTGANQDGSAGLRQIADAGGHCVVQDPETAEVRVMPRSALKAVPDACVLTLEEIGPHLAGIRGRRVPPCPPRDA, from the coding sequence GTGAGCGGCGAGTCCGAGGCCGGGTACCGCATGGTGGTGGTGGGGGCCTCCGCGGGGGGGCTGTACGCGCTGCGCACGCTGATCGCCGGGCTTCCCGCGGACTTCGACATGCCCGTGGTGGTGGTGCAGCACCGCGCCAAGGAGTCGGAGCTGCTGTGCGAACTGCTGCAGGAGTGCACGCCGCTGCCGGTGACGGAGGTGATGGACAAGCAGGAGATCGGGCCCGGCGTGTTCATCGGCCCGCCGGACTACCACCTGCTGGTGGATGACGGCTCCTTCGCGCTTTCCACGGATGACCCGGTGCGCTACAGCCGGCCGTCCATCGACGTGATGTTTCAATCGGCCGCGGAAACGTATGGCATGGACACGGTGGGCGTGGTGCTCACGGGCGCCAACCAGGACGGCTCGGCCGGGCTGCGGCAGATCGCCGATGCCGGCGGCCACTGCGTGGTGCAGGACCCGGAGACGGCCGAAGTGCGGGTGATGCCGCGGTCCGCCCTCAAGGCGGTGCCGGATGCGTGCGTGCTGACGCTTGAGGAGATCGGGCCGCACCTGGCCGGCATCCGCGGCCGCCGCGTTCCCCCGTGCCCGCCGCGCGACGCATGA
- a CDS encoding ATP-binding protein, giving the protein MTGTTEAVPAPQPRPRARILMVDDRPENLMALEAILEPLEQDLVRANSGEEALRQVLLHDFAVILLDVQMPGMNGFEAAQLIKSRERSRSTPIIFLTAISKDEEYVFTGYSVGAVDYMFKPFNPDVLRSKVSVFIDLYLKTEQLQDQEKRLRESELREVQLAHRAELLESEARLAEIVGSAMEAIVTFGDDRRISLFNAAAERTFGRRASTAQGMPVDELLAPEFRGAPLDELCNAAATRAGSVRDGTPPGADDGPREHALVGVRADGRTFPLEASLSCLQLENERVFTVIARDVSERKAAEEELRRQAETLARSSAELKSLNDQLQARQRELESAMASRSRFYASMSHELRTPINAILGYSSLLLDSIYGELRPEQARGIERANAAAKHLLELVNDILDLSKIEAGKVDLEVQPATFPALAQDLFVTVRPLADEHGSALTLECEGDATVTTDPRRVRQILLNLLSNAIKFGEGKPITVRCRRSEDGGLHVEVSDQGRGIDPQDLDRIFDEFVQLSNPDQQLGTGLGLPISRRLAVLLGGTLTVTSKVGEGSTFCLTLPAKLDMRLVSGEGIPLPVATDDPPQPAQGPAAEPAEEDAAHVGD; this is encoded by the coding sequence ATGACGGGAACCACCGAAGCCGTGCCCGCCCCGCAGCCGCGCCCGCGCGCCCGCATTCTCATGGTGGACGACCGCCCCGAGAACCTGATGGCGCTCGAGGCGATCCTGGAGCCGCTGGAGCAGGACCTGGTGCGCGCCAACTCCGGCGAGGAGGCGCTGCGGCAGGTGCTGCTGCACGACTTTGCCGTCATCCTGCTGGACGTGCAGATGCCGGGGATGAACGGCTTCGAGGCCGCGCAGCTCATCAAGAGCCGCGAGCGGTCGCGCAGCACGCCCATCATCTTTCTGACGGCCATCAGCAAGGACGAGGAGTACGTCTTTACCGGCTACTCCGTGGGGGCGGTGGACTACATGTTCAAGCCCTTCAACCCGGACGTGCTGCGCAGCAAGGTGTCGGTCTTCATTGATCTGTACCTGAAGACCGAGCAGCTGCAGGACCAGGAAAAGCGGCTGCGCGAAAGCGAGCTGCGCGAGGTGCAGCTGGCCCACCGCGCCGAGCTGCTGGAGTCCGAGGCGCGGCTGGCGGAAATCGTGGGTTCGGCGATGGAGGCCATCGTCACCTTCGGCGACGACCGCCGCATCTCCCTCTTCAACGCCGCGGCGGAGCGCACCTTCGGGCGGCGGGCGTCCACCGCGCAGGGGATGCCGGTGGATGAACTGCTGGCGCCCGAGTTCCGCGGCGCGCCGCTGGATGAGCTGTGCAACGCGGCCGCCACGCGCGCGGGCTCCGTGCGCGACGGCACGCCTCCGGGCGCGGACGACGGCCCGCGCGAGCACGCTCTGGTGGGCGTTCGCGCGGACGGGCGCACCTTTCCGCTGGAGGCGTCGCTCAGCTGCCTGCAGCTGGAGAACGAGCGCGTCTTCACCGTCATCGCGCGCGACGTGTCGGAGCGCAAGGCGGCGGAAGAAGAGCTGCGCCGGCAGGCGGAAACGCTGGCCCGCTCCTCGGCGGAGCTGAAGTCGCTGAACGACCAGCTGCAGGCCCGCCAGCGCGAGCTGGAAAGCGCCATGGCGTCGCGCAGCCGCTTCTACGCCAGCATGAGCCACGAACTGCGCACGCCCATCAACGCCATTCTGGGCTACAGTTCGCTGCTGCTGGACAGCATCTACGGCGAGCTGCGGCCGGAGCAGGCGCGCGGCATCGAGCGGGCGAACGCGGCGGCCAAGCACCTGCTGGAACTGGTGAACGACATTCTGGACCTGTCCAAGATCGAAGCCGGCAAGGTGGATCTGGAGGTGCAGCCGGCGACCTTTCCGGCGCTGGCGCAGGACCTGTTCGTCACCGTGCGTCCCCTGGCCGACGAGCACGGCTCGGCGCTCACGCTGGAGTGCGAGGGCGACGCCACGGTCACGACGGACCCGCGGCGGGTGCGGCAGATTCTGCTGAACCTGCTGAGCAACGCCATCAAGTTCGGCGAGGGCAAGCCCATCACCGTGCGCTGCCGGCGTTCGGAAGATGGCGGGCTGCACGTGGAGGTCTCGGACCAGGGGCGCGGGATCGATCCGCAGGACCTCGACCGCATCTTTGACGAGTTCGTGCAGCTGTCCAACCCGGACCAGCAGCTGGGCACGGGCTTGGGACTGCCGATCTCGCGCCGCCTTGCCGTCCTGCTGGGCGGCACGCTGACGGTGACGTCCAAGGTGGGCGAGGGAAGCACCTTCTGCCTCACGCTTCCCGCCAAGCTGGACATGCGTCTCGTGTCCGGAGAGGGGATTCCGCTTCCCGTGGCCACGGACGATCCGCCGCAGCCCGCGCAGGGCCCGGCCGCCGAGCCCGCCGAAGAGGATGCGGCGCACGTGGGGGACTGA
- a CDS encoding transglycosylase SLT domain-containing protein → MQSVILKLQADVQARKTPRLDLSPTLKNTLMAGALCLFAFAIGAQTANSAVAELSGLVGTTSPEGVIELQKVEIDRLKRIHEASSTYGIPADLAERIEDIALAEGIEPQVAFGLVRAESEFNRRAVSPVGAVGLTQLMPSTAKYFKAGLAREDLFDRDTNLRIGFRYLKTLIEKYDGNLKLALLAYNRGPDRVDQLLANGDDPNNGYVEMVLGKRRHR, encoded by the coding sequence ATGCAATCCGTTATTCTGAAACTGCAGGCCGACGTCCAGGCCCGTAAGACACCGCGCCTGGACCTGTCACCCACGCTCAAGAACACCCTGATGGCCGGCGCGCTCTGCCTGTTCGCGTTCGCCATCGGCGCGCAGACGGCCAACAGCGCCGTCGCCGAACTCAGCGGGCTGGTGGGCACCACCTCGCCGGAGGGTGTGATCGAGCTGCAGAAGGTGGAGATCGACCGCCTGAAGCGCATTCACGAGGCGTCGTCCACCTACGGCATTCCCGCGGACCTCGCGGAGCGCATCGAAGACATTGCGCTGGCGGAGGGGATTGAGCCCCAGGTGGCGTTCGGGCTGGTGCGCGCGGAGAGCGAGTTCAACCGCCGCGCGGTGAGCCCCGTCGGCGCCGTGGGCCTGACGCAGCTGATGCCGTCCACCGCCAAGTACTTCAAGGCCGGCCTGGCGCGCGAAGACCTGTTCGACCGCGACACCAACCTGCGCATCGGCTTTCGCTACCTCAAGACGCTGATCGAGAAGTACGACGGCAACCTCAAGCTCGCGCTGCTGGCCTACAACCGCGGCCCGGACCGGGTTGACCAGCTGCTGGCGAACGGGGACGATCCCAACAACGGGTACGTAGAGATGGTGCTCGGCAAGCGCCGCCACCGCTGA
- the moaC gene encoding cyclic pyranopterin monophosphate synthase MoaC, with translation MSTNSGFTHLDEQGRPRMVDVAEKAVTRRIAVAEGHIRTSPETLSAIVEGRTAKGNVLTVAQLAGIMGAKRTSDLIPLCHPLPLTSVDVEIAPEADGSGLRVTATARVDGKTGVEMEALTAVSCALLTVYDMCKARDREMVIGGIRLLRKEGGRTGTWEAPARG, from the coding sequence ATGTCAACAAACTCCGGCTTCACGCACCTGGACGAGCAGGGCCGCCCTCGCATGGTGGACGTCGCCGAAAAAGCCGTCACCCGCCGTATCGCCGTGGCGGAAGGGCACATACGTACCTCGCCTGAGACGCTTTCCGCGATCGTGGAGGGGCGCACCGCGAAGGGAAACGTGCTCACGGTGGCGCAATTGGCTGGCATCATGGGAGCAAAACGCACGTCGGACCTCATCCCGCTCTGCCATCCCCTCCCCCTCACCTCGGTGGATGTGGAGATCGCTCCGGAGGCGGATGGAAGCGGGCTCAGGGTGACGGCAACCGCGAGGGTGGACGGCAAGACCGGGGTGGAGATGGAGGCCCTCACGGCGGTATCCTGCGCCCTGCTCACGGTTTATGACATGTGCAAGGCGCGCGACCGGGAAATGGTCATTGGCGGCATCCGGTTGCTGCGAAAAGAGGGCGGGCGCACGGGGACGTGGGAAGCGCCCGCGCGGGGCTAA
- a CDS encoding ATP-binding protein: protein MPIPPVYGHAEARAMLASAARQNNLAQSLLLHGPAGIGKERVGMWIAQRVVCEQPGADGPCGVCNSCRMVDRLEHPDVHWFFPLPRPDAATPEKLRDKLEEARGVELVARRGDPLHVPRYEKAPAYFMGTIQNLQRLAGLKPSVGRRKVFVVGDADLMVPQESSPEAANAFLKLLEEPPADTTLVLTSSNAGALLPTIRSRVLPIRMNRLSVDDVAAYLVREAKMPADEAASLAGGSEGAIGRALRMLPSGGGSGSYQKQREAGRALLAAALADSEATRYAAANGVAPAGARGDFTGILEALALWLRDLMAVSAGAPDSVAYALAGEHAQLRAWAERRGVDARGVAAAILHVQEAQDLASGNVNPQLILAGLLRNLRREFTPA from the coding sequence ATGCCCATCCCTCCCGTCTACGGCCACGCCGAGGCGCGCGCCATGCTCGCCTCGGCCGCGCGGCAGAACAACCTCGCGCAGTCGCTCCTCCTTCACGGCCCCGCCGGGATCGGCAAGGAGCGCGTGGGGATGTGGATCGCCCAGCGCGTCGTCTGCGAGCAGCCGGGCGCCGACGGCCCGTGCGGCGTCTGCAACTCGTGCCGGATGGTGGACCGGCTGGAGCACCCGGACGTCCACTGGTTCTTTCCCCTCCCCCGCCCCGACGCCGCCACGCCCGAGAAGCTGCGCGACAAGCTGGAGGAGGCGCGCGGCGTGGAACTGGTCGCCCGCCGCGGCGATCCGCTGCACGTTCCCCGGTATGAAAAGGCGCCCGCGTACTTCATGGGCACCATTCAGAACCTGCAGCGGCTGGCGGGGCTCAAGCCGTCGGTGGGGCGCCGCAAGGTGTTCGTGGTGGGCGACGCGGACCTGATGGTGCCGCAGGAGTCCAGCCCCGAAGCCGCGAACGCCTTTCTGAAGCTGCTGGAAGAGCCTCCGGCGGATACCACGCTGGTCCTGACCTCGTCCAACGCCGGCGCGCTGCTGCCCACGATCCGCTCGCGCGTGCTGCCCATCCGCATGAACCGGCTTTCGGTGGATGACGTGGCCGCGTACCTGGTGCGCGAGGCGAAGATGCCAGCGGACGAGGCGGCGTCGCTGGCGGGCGGATCGGAGGGCGCGATCGGGCGTGCGCTGCGGATGCTGCCCAGCGGTGGCGGATCGGGGAGCTACCAGAAGCAGCGCGAGGCCGGACGCGCCCTGCTGGCCGCCGCGCTGGCGGACAGCGAAGCGACGCGGTACGCCGCCGCGAACGGCGTGGCACCCGCGGGGGCGCGCGGCGACTTCACCGGCATTTTGGAAGCGCTGGCGCTCTGGCTGCGCGACCTGATGGCGGTGAGCGCGGGCGCGCCGGACTCCGTGGCCTACGCGCTGGCGGGGGAGCACGCCCAGCTGCGGGCGTGGGCGGAGCGCCGCGGCGTGGATGCGCGCGGAGTGGCCGCGGCCATCCTGCACGTGCAGGAGGCGCAGGACCTTGCGAGCGGCAACGTGAACCCGCAGCTGATCCTGGCCGGCCTGCTGCGCAACCTGCGCCGCGAGTTCACCCCGGCCTGA
- a CDS encoding murein hydrolase activator EnvC family protein, translating into MTTHRHRIRLALGAILLAGAAAGPWVARAQQDPSRELSESQRRLQQIRQERQRLRGELEGIRSRVGDVSAEIRNIQRQQQVSSQLLSELNTQLSVTTRQIDSTTAEMIWTEAELQDKKTLLNQRLRDIYKRGPMSSAQVLLSAHSFGELINRYKYLHLVARRDRQLVTEVAELARELQVRERELRRSLADVQYLQNERAQESAMLSDMRQTRGQTLSSLQSSARSANARLTALARDERRLTGLMADLERRRRDADRRREAERRAAAAAPRTPSAAGAPSAPRPVERAAASTMTTADLGALDWPVGGRVVYNYGRATQANGTTIRYNGIGIGAAAGSPVRAVEGGTVEMAAPFEGYGPTVVVSHGGGYYSLYLYLKDIQVRQGQQIAKGAVVGAVGGEGTPEGAHVEFQIRAPGGGAVDPLTWLRRRG; encoded by the coding sequence ATGACGACCCACCGCCACCGCATCCGCCTCGCGCTCGGCGCGATCCTCCTGGCCGGCGCCGCCGCCGGGCCGTGGGTGGCGCGCGCGCAGCAGGACCCTTCGCGCGAGCTGAGCGAGAGCCAGCGCCGGCTGCAGCAGATCCGGCAGGAGCGCCAGCGGCTGCGCGGCGAGCTGGAGGGCATCCGCAGCCGCGTCGGCGACGTATCCGCCGAAATCCGCAACATCCAGCGCCAGCAGCAGGTGTCGTCGCAGCTTCTGAGCGAACTGAACACCCAGCTTTCCGTCACCACCCGGCAGATCGACTCCACCACGGCGGAGATGATCTGGACGGAGGCGGAACTGCAGGACAAGAAGACGCTGCTGAACCAGCGGCTGCGCGACATCTACAAGCGCGGACCGATGAGCTCGGCGCAGGTGCTGCTGAGCGCGCACTCGTTCGGCGAGCTGATCAACCGCTACAAGTACCTGCACCTGGTGGCCCGGCGCGACCGGCAGCTGGTGACGGAGGTGGCGGAGCTCGCCCGCGAGCTTCAGGTGCGCGAGCGCGAGCTGCGGCGCAGCCTGGCGGACGTGCAGTACCTGCAGAACGAGCGCGCGCAGGAAAGCGCCATGCTCAGCGACATGCGGCAGACCCGCGGGCAGACGCTCAGCAGCCTGCAGTCATCCGCGCGCTCGGCCAACGCGCGCCTCACCGCCCTCGCGCGCGATGAGCGCCGGCTGACGGGGCTGATGGCGGACCTGGAGCGCCGCCGCCGCGATGCCGACCGCCGGCGCGAAGCCGAGCGCCGCGCCGCGGCCGCCGCGCCCCGGACGCCCTCCGCCGCGGGCGCCCCCTCCGCGCCGCGCCCCGTGGAGCGCGCGGCCGCGTCCACCATGACGACGGCGGACCTGGGCGCGCTGGACTGGCCGGTGGGCGGGCGCGTGGTCTACAACTACGGGCGTGCCACGCAGGCCAACGGCACCACCATCCGCTACAACGGCATCGGCATCGGCGCCGCGGCGGGGTCGCCGGTGCGCGCCGTGGAGGGCGGCACGGTGGAGATGGCCGCGCCGTTCGAGGGGTACGGGCCGACCGTCGTCGTGAGCCACGGCGGCGGCTACTACTCGCTGTACCTGTACCTCAAGGACATCCAGGTGCGGCAGGGGCAGCAGATCGCCAAGGGCGCCGTGGTGGGCGCCGTGGGTGGCGAAGGCACGCCGGAGGGCGCGCACGTGGAGTTCCAGATCCGCGCGCCCGGCGGCGGCGCGGTGGACCCGCTCACCTGGCTGCGCCGCCGCGGCTGA
- a CDS encoding cell division protein FtsX, whose translation MPYALREAFSAIRRTPLLTLLSVFAIAFALFVIGLFGLTAFNIRRAIEQVEEKVEVIAYLSDATTDAQLKQAQRELAAIPEVQTVQYVTKTEALATAMAEMEEFRDVYNDLEQNPLPASLDVRMKPGNRGPAQVERVAKRVQAYPFIEDVRFGRDWLAAIFTIRRIAAGVAMVIGGAFAIVAAIVIATAVRITVFARREEISIMRLVGATDGFVQSPFLLEGIASGLMGGLLAAGLTYGTYRLLSDTTFRVAWIPGEWIVMTILGGTLFGLLSSLFAVRRHLSQV comes from the coding sequence ATGCCGTACGCCCTTCGCGAAGCGTTTTCCGCCATCCGGCGCACGCCGCTGCTCACGCTCCTTTCCGTCTTCGCCATCGCCTTTGCCCTGTTCGTCATCGGCCTGTTCGGGCTGACGGCGTTCAACATCCGCCGCGCCATCGAGCAGGTGGAGGAAAAGGTGGAGGTCATCGCCTATCTGAGCGACGCCACGACGGACGCGCAGCTCAAGCAGGCGCAGCGCGAACTGGCGGCCATCCCCGAGGTGCAGACGGTTCAGTACGTCACCAAGACCGAGGCGCTGGCCACGGCCATGGCGGAAATGGAGGAGTTCCGCGACGTCTACAACGATCTGGAGCAGAACCCCCTTCCCGCCTCGCTGGACGTGCGGATGAAGCCCGGCAACCGCGGCCCGGCGCAGGTGGAGCGCGTGGCCAAGCGGGTGCAGGCGTATCCGTTCATCGAAGACGTGCGCTTCGGGCGCGACTGGCTGGCGGCCATCTTCACCATCCGGCGCATCGCGGCCGGCGTGGCGATGGTGATCGGCGGAGCGTTCGCCATCGTCGCCGCCATCGTGATCGCCACGGCGGTGCGCATCACCGTCTTCGCGCGGCGCGAGGAGATCAGCATCATGCGCCTCGTCGGGGCGACGGACGGCTTTGTCCAGAGCCCGTTTCTGCTGGAGGGGATCGCGTCGGGGCTGATGGGTGGCCTTCTGGCGGCGGGGCTCACGTACGGCACCTACCGCCTGCTGAGCGACACCACCTTTCGCGTGGCGTGGATTCCGGGCGAGTGGATCGTGATGACCATCCTCGGCGGCACCCTCTTCGGCCTGCTCTCCAGCCTGTTCGCCGTCCGCCGCCACCTGTCCCAAGTCTGA
- the ftsE gene encoding cell division ATP-binding protein FtsE, whose amino-acid sequence MIRLTSVYKEYPRSGTALRDVTLNVGKGELVFLTGHSGAGKSTVMRLLQMAELPSGGEVRVSGFSSKLIRRREIPQLRRKIGVVFQDFRLLRDRTAEENVAFALEVTGTKRPLIGPRVNKLLTQVGLAHKARAYPDELSGGERQRVAVARALANEPLVLLADEPTGNLDEWAAKGVFELFREINAMGMTILMATHDLDLVRAHPEYRVVELSQGSVVYDSAAAAVEAGSA is encoded by the coding sequence GTGATCAGGCTAACATCCGTATACAAGGAGTACCCGCGCTCCGGCACGGCACTCCGCGACGTCACCCTGAACGTGGGCAAGGGTGAACTCGTGTTCCTGACGGGCCATTCCGGCGCCGGCAAGAGCACCGTCATGCGCCTCCTTCAGATGGCCGAGCTTCCTTCGGGCGGCGAGGTCCGCGTCTCCGGCTTTTCCTCCAAGCTCATCCGCCGCCGCGAAATTCCGCAGCTGCGCCGCAAGATCGGCGTGGTGTTTCAGGACTTTCGCCTGCTGCGCGACCGCACCGCGGAGGAAAACGTCGCCTTTGCGCTGGAAGTCACCGGCACCAAGCGCCCGCTGATCGGCCCGCGCGTCAACAAGCTGCTCACGCAGGTGGGGCTGGCGCACAAGGCGCGCGCGTACCCGGACGAGCTGTCCGGCGGCGAGCGCCAGCGCGTGGCCGTCGCGCGCGCTCTGGCCAACGAGCCGCTCGTCCTCCTCGCCGACGAACCGACCGGCAACCTGGACGAGTGGGCGGCCAAGGGCGTGTTCGAACTGTTCCGGGAAATCAACGCCATGGGGATGACCATCCTCATGGCCACCCACGACCTGGACCTGGTGCGCGCGCATCCGGAATACCGCGTGGTGGAGCTGTCGCAGGGCTCCGTGGTCTACGATTCGGCCGCCGCGGCGGTCGAGGCCGGGAGCGCCTGA